The following are from one region of the Salvia hispanica cultivar TCC Black 2014 chromosome 1, UniMelb_Shisp_WGS_1.0, whole genome shotgun sequence genome:
- the LOC125204721 gene encoding probable polyamine transporter At3g13620 gives MTNQPLAAPPHTTATDLPTTAAAAAPKTKSKKLTLIPLIFLIYFEVAGGPYGEEPAVQAAGPLFAILGFLIFPFIWSIPEALITAELSTAFPGNGGFVIWADRAFGPFFGSLMGTWKFLSGVINIAAFPALCIDYLKRIFPIFGSGKPRTLAILISTAILSFLNYTGLAIVGYVAVGLGAISLAPFLIMSGIAIPQIQPRRWISLGQKGVDKDWNLFFNTLFWNLNFWDNVSTMAGEVENPRKTFPLALFCAVIFTCLGYIIPLVAVTGAIEADQSLWETGFMADAARMISGQWLKLWIEIGAVLSAIGLFEAQLSSSAYQVLGMAELGFLPRWCGVRSKWFGTPWVGIVASTAIAVGVSFMSYTDIVASANFLYSLGMLLEFGAFLYLRVKMPKLKRPYKVPFALWVLVVMCLVPSGFLVYIMVIAKKTVFIVSAGMTAAGVAWFFLMRLCQSEGWFKFERVLGKEEEEE, from the coding sequence ATGACAAATCAACCATTAGCGGCGCCGCCGCACACCACCGCAACCGACCTCCCAAcaaccgccgccgccgccgcccccaAAACCAAGTCAAAAAAGCTAACCCTCATCCCCCTCATCTTCCTCATCTACTTCGAAGTCGCCGGCGGCCCCTACGGCGAGGAGCCGGCCGTGCAAGCCGCCGGCCCCCTCTTCGCCATCCTCGGCTTCCTCATCTTCCCCTTCATCTGGAGCATCCCCGAAGCCCTCATCACGGCCGAGCTCTCCACCgccttccccggcaacggcggcTTCGTCATTTGGGCCGACCGCGCCTTCGGCCCATTCTTCGGCTCCTTAATGGGCACTTGGAAATTCCTCAGCGGCGTCATCAACATCGCCGCCTTCCCCGCCCTCTGCATCGACTATTTAAAGCGGATTTTCCCCATTTTCGGATCTGGAAAACCTAGAACCCTCGCGATTTTGATCTCCACCGCGATTCTCTCCTTTCTCAACTACACCGGCCTAGCAATCGTCGGCTATGTCGCCGTCGGATTAGGCGCAATCTCCCTCGCTCCGTTTCTAATCATGTCCGGAATCGCAATCCCGCAGATCCAGCCGCGGCGGTGGATCAGCCTAGGGCAGAAAGGAGTGGATAAGGATTGGAATTTGTTCTTCAATACTCTGTTCTGGAACCTCAATTTTTGGGATAACGTTAGCACCATGGCAGGGGAGGTCGAGAATCCGAGGAAAACCTTCCCGTTAGCGTTATTCTGCGCGGTGATTTTCACTTGTTTAGGCTACATCATCCCTCTCGTCGCCGTCACCGGCGCAATCGAAGCCGACCAGAGCCTCTGGGAGACCGGATTCATGGCGGACGCGGCGAGGATGATCTCTGGCCAGTGGCTGAAGCTCTGGATCGAGATCGGAGCGGTTTTATCCGCGATCGGGCTGTTCGAGGCACAGCTGAGCAGCAGCGCGTATCAGGTTTTAGGAATGGCGGAATTAGGATTCCTGCCGAGGTGGTGCGGCGTGAGATCGAAGTGGTTTGGCACGCCGTGGGTGGGGATCGTGGCGTCGACGGCGATAGCGGTGGGGGTTTCGTTCATGAGCTACACGGATATTGTGGCGTCGGCGAATTTTTTGTATAGTTTGGGGATGCTTCTGGAATTCGGGGCGTTTCTGTATCTGAGGGTGAAGATGCCGAAGCTGAAGCGGCCGTATAAGGTGCCGTTTGCGCTGTGGGTGCTGGTGGTGATGTGCTTGGTGCCGTCGGGGTTTCTGGTGTACATAATGGTGATAGCGAAGAAGACGGTGTTTATAGTGAGCGCGGGGATGACGGCAGCCGGGGTGGCTTGGTTTTTTCTGATGAGGCTTTGCCAGTCGGAGGGGTGGTTTAAGTTTGAGAGAGTGCTGgggaaagaagaagaggaggaatAA